In Cherax quadricarinatus isolate ZL_2023a chromosome 38, ASM3850222v1, whole genome shotgun sequence, a single genomic region encodes these proteins:
- the LOC128692850 gene encoding uncharacterized protein yields MENKLLVKTGGPLRWFRRDLVMMVILSLVPTTSATSSYSVVSTQNDPRHLPISNVMSVDENSLLDLKQDWDQSQNFQEDDYLLQEDKYPSRDSQEGDSLVQGDEYPSQDPRESEYFPQDEEDPSQVLQKGNYVMKNDEHSQDSQEEKALSQGPQDEDFFRQDDEDFHLAAIIWPEEEYPTSDFEEALRATFTSEDDNEAPFEKLVGFQPSSDLEDILLDLITSGDADEASSESLEGDLEATAAPADTTNTQQLLKEDTILQSIRSKVLYYLEREGQHLGREYNNMNLPSVEVALLSLAFLTFVVFIVDLVQDLLTGSSSSGRKRAADDADDSLADLIVLTLSSLDTVSYGREHPDCGRKLLCHLNRSGWHSGVLGTASNYFVSLVLTVFSPASDFQRYVDAADYGRQNDECADRYSSCPSVLGDLLPSTP; encoded by the exons ATGGAAAACAAACTGTTGGTGAAGACTGGAGGTCCACTACGGTGGTTCAGACGTGATTTGGTGATGATGGTCATCCTCTCCCTCGTCCCTACAACCTCCGCCACCTCCTCCTACAGTGTCGTCTCTACCCAGAATGACCCACGTCACCTGCCCATTTCCAACGTTATGTCGGTGGATGAAAATTCTTTATTAGATCTCAAACAGGACTGGGACCAATCTCAAAACTTCCAGGAAGATGACTACCTCCTACAGGAAGACAAGTATCCTTCTCGAGACTCCCAGGAAGGAGACAGCCTGGTGCAGGGGGATGAATATCCTTCTCAAGACCCCCGGGAAAGCGAATACTTCCCTCAGGATGAGGAGGATCCCTCTCAGGTCCTTCAGAAAGGAAACTACGTCATGAAGAATGATGAACATTCTCAGGACTCCCAAGAAGAGAAGGCCCTCTCTCAGGGCCCTCAGGACGAAGATTTCTTCAGGCAGGATGACGAAGACTTCCATCTGGCAGCCATAATCTGGCCGGAAGAAGAGTATCCTACCAGCGACTTCGAAGAGGCACTTCGAGCCACGTTTACCTCAGAAGACGACAACGAAGCGCCCTTCGAGAAGCTAGTGGGATTCCAACCTTCCAGTGACCTCGAAGACATTCTTCTAGACTTGATCACTTCGGGAGATGCAGACGAGGCGTCTTCTGAGAGCCTAGAAGGAGACTTGGAAGCCACAGCTgcaccagcagacaccaccaacacGCAGCAACTGCTCAAGGAAGATACAATTTTGCAGTCAATAAGAAGCAAAGTGCTTTATTACCTAG AGCGCGAGGGACAGCACTTAGGTAGAGAGTACAACAACATGAACCTGCCTTCCGTAGAGGTGGCCCTACTCTCCCTCGCCTTCCTCACTTTCGTTGTATTCATCGTTGACCTGGTCCAG GACCTGCtgactggcagcagcagcagcgggcgCAAGCGTGCTGCTGACGACGCTGACGACAGCTTGGCTGATCTGATTGTGCTGACGCTGTCGTCGCTTGACACCGTCTCCTACGGCAGGGAACACCCGGACTGTGGCAGGAAGCTGCTGTGTCACCTCAACCGCTCTGGCTGGCACAGTGGAGTCCTCGGAACCGCCTCCAACTACTTCGTCAG CCTGGTGTTGACAGTGTTCTCGCCAGCCTCAGACTTCCAAAGGTACGTGGACGCCGCCGACTATGGTCGCCAGAACGACGAGTGTGCTGACCGCTATTCTTCCTGCCCGTCCGTCCTGGGTGACCTGCTGCCCTCTACCCCGTGa